AGGGTGAAAATGAAGGTGCTTCCGGATTCCCCGGTGGACTCCAGATATATCCTCCCACCATTCATTTCGGCCAGCTGCCTGCATATGGGCAGTCCCAGCCCGACACTTTCCCGCCGGCTCTCGATAAAAAGCTGGTCGTCAGGATATTTATCGAAGATGGAATCCCGCCTGTCGAGGGGCACCCCCGGCCCAAAATCGCGCACGAATACCTCCAGCATCTGCCCATCGTCGTCATCCCCCGCCGGCCTGGCGCCAATGATGATATCCCTTTCGTCGGGACTGAACTTTATGGCATTGGACGTCAGGCGGGTTATAATATCCACGACACTGTCACGGTCCGCAAAAACATCGGGCAGCGCCTCCGGGATATCTGTCCGGAGGGTTATCCCCCTGTCTTCAGCGATGCCCTGGGTGCTCACCATAGCGGTGAGCAGGGCGTCGGAAACGGCAAATTTCTCGGCACGAAACCTGTAATCAGCCAGCTCTATCCTCGAAAGGCTCAGGAGATCCTCGACGATCTCAATGAGCTTGGCCGTCTCAGATTCCATGGAATCCATGTATTCTTTCTGCCTCGAAGTGGCCGGTTCATACATTTCCCCATGCATCAGGTCCGCGAACCCTTTCACCGTGGCAAGGGGGTTTCTCAGGTGGTTGGATACATTCTGAAGGAACTTGTTCTTCATACGATCGAGTTCCCTCTCCGCGGTAATATCGCGCAGAAGGATGATAAGACCCAGGGTCTGTTCCTCTTCCTCATCGACCACAGCGACACTGGCCATCAGGGGCAAGCCTTCCCTGACGGAGCTGAACTTGATATTCCAGGTGGGGTCCTTCTCCCCGATGTGCTGCTTTTCCAGAATGCTGAAGATATCTTTCGGAACGTGATCGAAGAGGACCTGTCCGACCAACTCCCCGCCATCCGTATCCAGCAGACGGTGAGCCAGGGGGTTGGCGTGAATAATCCTGTAGGACCAGTCCGTCACAAGGACGCCCTCCCCCATGTTCCGAAGAATCGCCTCCACCCGGTTTTTGTCAAGCTCCAGGGTCAAAAGCTGGCGATCGCGCTCCTGGAGTAAAAAGAGGTTGTCCAGAAGTATGGACAGCTGAACGCCTATCATCTCAACGAGGATGCGGTCATCCTCAATAAAAAAATCCTTCCGTCTGCTGAACAGCATGATGCTGCCAAGAACATCCGTGGTAGACCGCAGGACAATTTCCAGGCTGGAAAGGGAGGGCCTGCGGGAAGCATTTCCCTCAATTTCACTATCCTCGATCAGATCCGTCGTCAGGGACGCGATCCCGGATCTGTCGGACTCCCTCTCCCGGCTCAAACTTTCGCCGCCCCGTCGGATAATTTCCTTTTTGGACACCTTCATGGGGACGTTTCGCGTCCTTATGGCGACGGTCTTGAAGTCAGCCCCCGGGAATGCGAGAAAAATGACGCCAAGATCGAAATCAATGACCTTTGAAACAAGCTGGAGGCAACTTTGCAGCAGGATTTTGGGTTTATCCAGCAGCGAAAGCAGTTTGCCGACCTCGTTGATAATGGTCAATTCGAGCAGTTTTCTCTCGAGTATTTCGTCCGCGCGGCCCTTCAGGGTTTCGTTTGTCAATTCGTCCCGGCCAACCGGCTTCGCCGGAGCTCTGGCCTCTTTCAGAAGGGAAGCGACGGTTTCAAGAAGATTCTTCTCCTCGATGGGCTTGGTGACATAGGCATCAGCCCCAACTTCCATGCCCCAGAATCTGTCCTTCTGGGTATCCTTGGCAGTCATCATAATCACCGGCAGATCCTTCAGGCGGTCGTCACTCCGGATAAGCCGGCATACCTGATATCCGCTCATCTCGGGCATTATGATGTCCAGGAGAACCAGGTCAGGCGGATTCTGCCCGATAGAAACCATGGCCTCATGTCCATTCATGGCCCGCTCGACCTCATACCCTTCACGGTGAAGAATATCTTTTGCCAACTCATGGATAAAAGGGCTGTCATCCACAACGAGTATTCGATGCCCCATCAATAGGCTCCCTTCACACCGGCCGGCAGTCTGACGACAAAGCAGCTCCCCTGTTTATCGTCCCTCCCGTCCATTCTAACGCTGCCCCCGTGCATATTCACAATCTTCTTGACAATGGTCAAGCCCAGTCCACTCCCCTTGGTTCGCTCGTGGGGAGGCTGTCCGACCTGCTTGTATTTCTCGAAAATGCTCTCCCTTTCCTCGGGCGCGATGCCGGGCCCCTCATCAAGGATTTCCATACAGATATACCCGTTCTCCAGATAGGCCACCGTGTCCACGGAACCTCCTCTCGGAGAGAACCGGATGGCATTGGAGTGAAGATTTGTCAGAACCTGAAGCATCATCCGCCTGTCGCCCATAAAGACCAGGGATTCTTCGTCTCCCCTGATAGACATCCTCAGGGTCACGTCCTTCTGGCGGCTCAGGCCCTCCATGCTCTTCAGCCCATAAGCTACCAGCTTGGGCATGGACACGGGTTCGAGTGCCATCCTGATCCTGCCTGAATTCAGACGGTTCAGGTCCAGGAGATCGTTTATCAGGGAGATCATCCTGTCGGCCTCTGAGTCGATGATATTAAGATACTCGCCTACAATCCGATCCGCTCCCTTGTTCTCATTTGCCAGCAGTTCCACAAAACCTTTCAGGGATGTCAAAGGGGTCCTGAGATCATGGGTAACGATGGCCAGAAACTCCTCTCTTCTTCTTTCCATCTCTTTTATTTCAGTCATATCCCTCATGCCCAGGAGAAATCTCCGGTCGGCAGCATCATGATCCATGGCAAGACCCACGAGTTCAATGTCTTTGCATCCCGCGCCGGAATCCCGGGCAAGAGAAACCATAGCCCGGACGGGCTTCCCCCCCGCCTCGTTCACGGATGCCATAAACCCGTCCGGCAGTGGGAATCCCGAGCCGGAAAGCGTTTCCCCGGCCGGCCGGCCGGTTGCCCATTCAAAAATATGCCGGGCGGCAGGGTTAAGGTCAATGATCCTGTCGTCCCCATCGATGACAACGAGACCCTCATCGAGAATCCTGAACACTTCATCCTTTTCCCTGCTGAGCGTCTTGACCTCAACCAGGTGGGATTGAAGCTCCTTGACCAGGACCTTGTTCCGGAAGCTGAGCTGGTGGCGCTCGATGGCTCTCTCCACGGACCTCACCAGGCTCTCGCGAACGATGGGCTTCTGGATGTAATCGTAAGCTCCCGCTTTCAGGGCATCGATGGCGCTCTCCAGAGAGGCATAGGCTGTAACCATGATCACCGCTATATCTTCTTCCATCTCTTTCATGCGGCCGAGGACCTCTGTACCCATGAGGTCGGGGAGGACCAGATCCAGGACAACGACATTGAAGCGCCCATTCCGAAAGGCCTCTATGGCTTCCCGCCCTGTGGCGGCCACTGAAACATCGTACCCTTCCTCACGCAGTATCTTGGTCAAAAGTTCCCGAAAGAACTTCTCATCATCCACGATAAGAACAGATCCGGGGCCGCGGTCCGCGCTTCCCTCCATATTCACGATTTCTCCTTTTTGCCGGGTCTCTTCGGGGCAATGGAAGCCCGGCCTTTAACGCTGACTCCCTTGAGGAACGCGGCTTGAAGAACCTGGGTCACATCCCCGACAGGGATTATCTCGATGCTCCGCAGAATATATGACGGAAGCTCCGCCAGATCCGAAGAATTTCCTTCGGGGATGACAACTCTCCTGACCTGCGCCCTTTTTGCCGCAAGAAGCTTTTCCTTGAGCCCCCCTATCGGCAGGACCCTCCCCGTCAGGGTCACCTCTCCGGTCATGGCAAGGTCAGGCCCCGGCGGCACCCCGGACAGGGCGGAAACAATAGCCGTGGTGATTGCGATGCCCGCTGACGGACCGTCCTTGGGAATGGCTCCGGCTGGAACGTGGACGTGGAGATCGAAATTCGCGGCCTTGTCCGGCTCGACCCCCAACTCCCTGGCGTGGGACCGGATGAAGCTCAGAGCGGCCTGGGCTGACTCCTTCATGACATTGCCGAGGGAGCCGGTCAGGGTAAGCATCCCCTTCCCCTTGACGGCGGCAACCTCGATATAGAGGATGTCCCCTCCCACCGGGGTCCAGGCAAGTCCCATGACGACCCCTACCTGAGGTTCGCCCCTCTCCTGCGTGCCGAAATGCCCTGGAGGGCCAAGATAGGCTGAAATGTTTCCGGCAGTGATTTTTGTCCGTGCAGTCTTTCCCATGGCGACCTTTCTGGCCACCTTGCGGCAGAGGTTCCCGATCTCCCGCTCCAGGTTACGGACACCTGCCTCTCTGGTATATTTCAGGATGAGTTGGTCCAGCGCTCCATCGGAGACGGAAAAAAAATTCTCGCCGATGCCGTTTCTCTCCATCTGGCGGGAAATGAGATACCGTCTCGCAATATGCTTCTTGTCCACCGCGGTATACCCGGCGAGTCTGATTACCTCCATCCTGTCGAGCAGAGCCGACGGGACCGGATCGGTCATATTGGCTGTGGCGATAAACATAACCGGGGACAGGTCGTAGGGAACCGCAAGGTAATGGTCCCGAAAAGCGTGGTTCTGCTCGGGATCCAGCACCTCCAGAAGCGCCGAGGATGGATCGCCCCTGAAATCCGAGCCAAGTTTGTCTATCTCGTCGAGCATGAACACGGGGTTTCGGGATCCTGCCTGTTTGATTCCCTGGATGATCCTTCCGGGCAGGGCTCCTACATATGTTCGCCTGTGCCCCCTGATTTCAGCCTCATCCCTCATGCCGCCAAGGGACATTCTGACGAACTTCCTTCCCATGGCTCTGGCGATTGACCTGCCAAGGGATGTTTTCCCGACGCCCGGGGGGCCCACGAAGCAGAGAATCGGCCCCTTAAGGCCCTTTCTGAGTTTGAGAACCCCCAGATACTCAAGAATCCTTTCCTTGACCTTTTCCAGATCGTAATGATCATCGTCCAATACCTTCTGGGCTTTTTTCAGATCCAGACGGTCTCTGGTGGATCGTTTCCACGGCAGTTCCACCATCCACTCAAGATAGGTCCGTATAATGGCAGCCTCAGCGGAATCGGGGTGCATTTTCGAGAGCCTTTCGAGCTGTTTTTCGACCTCCTTCATGACATCGGCCGGCATTTTTGCTTTCTCGATCTTTTCCCGGAAATCCTCGGTCTCGGTCTCCTTGTCGTCCTTTTCTCCCAGCTCCGCCTGAATTGTCTTGAGCTGCTGACGCAGAAAATATTCCCTCTGGGTTTTTGTCATCTCCTCCTGTGTCTGATCCTGAATCCGCTGCTGCATCTCAAGGATCTTAAGCTCTCTGCTCAAAATCTTGTGGACAAAGACGAGGCGTTCGTTGGGGTTCTCCATTTCCAGGGCCATCTGGGCCTCGCTCAGATCCAGTCCGATACTCGATCCGGCCAGATCGGCAAGCCGCCCCGGATCACTGATCTTCTCAGCCACAGCAAGAACATCCGGGGGGATAGGCTTACCCAGCTGGACCATGCGGACCAGCCCTTCCTTCAGCGCCCGGGCAAGCGCCTCCACCTTGGCCGGAACCGCATCGAGGCTTTTCTCCTTCATCAGGTCGAGTCGCACGGAGAAAAAAGGTTCTGTGGCAAGAAACTCCTCGACCCTTCCCCGCTGCAGCCCCTGAACCAGTATCTTGACCTTTTCATCCGGGGCCTTGATCATCCTGACGATTACCGAAACGGTGCCCGTTAAGGAGATTTCATCCGGCGCCGGATCCTCGTTTTCCCCCTCACGCTGGGATGAAAGGAAGATAAGACGGTCACCCTTCAGGGCCTCATCAAGGGCGTTGATCGATTTTTCCCTGCCCACGATCAGAGGGACAATCATGCTCGGGAAAACCACCATGTCCCGTATGGGAAGGAGCGGCAGGACATTGGGGATGGCCGGCTCCAGATGCTGTTCGGCCAATGCCCCCGGTTTCCCCTTATCTCGCAATTTCTCTTTCATGCAAAGCCCTTTCCCCTGCGGTGAGTCACTCCGATACCGGAATGCTCACAGCTCCCTTTCTTCTCTCTCCTACCTTCGGAATTCTTATCACCAGGAGCCCGTCTTTCAGACTTGCATCGATGTGGGTGGACTGCACACTGGCCGGAAGATCGATAACCCTTCTGAAATAGCCGAACTGTCTTTCCATTCGGAAGAACTTTTTACAGCTGCTGTAATGAGGTTCCCTTTTATACCCCTCTATGATCAACATCCCCCGATCAAGGGTCAGGGTAAAATCCTCCCTTACAGCTCCGGGGATCTCACCTTCAACGACAATCTCGTTTTTCTTTTCCCACACATCGATGGCCGGTTCGGAGGTCTCGACCCCCTTCTCGGAATAGTCGGCGGCGTTGGAGAAGAACTGCCGGCCAAGCCCGCCTTTTCGTATTCTCAGCCAGGTTGCGTTGGCTGTGACGTCCCAGAACTTTTTCACGGGTCATCACCCTGTTTGAGGCGTTCCATAATGAAGCTGCGAAGACGCGGCCCCAGATCCGGATCCTTCAATGCGTAATGAATGTTTGCCGATAGAAATCCGAGGAGATTCCCGGTGTCGTGCCTCAGGCCATCAAAAACCAGCCCGAACACCCCCTCGTCGGCGGCCAGTTTGTCCAGAGCGTCTGTCAGCTGAATCTCCCCCCCTGCCCCTGGTTCGAGAGAATCGATAATTCCGAAAATTCCGGGTGGGAGGATATAACGGCCGATAACCGCCAGATTGGATGGTGCTTCCCCGGGAGACGGCTTTTCAACAAGGCGGGACACCCGGTACAGGCCAGGCTCAACCATCTCCCCCTCGATGATCCCGTAGTGGCCGACATCTTCCTGGGGAACCCTCTGAAGGGCAATGACGGTTCTGCCGACCTTCTCGAAGACATGGATGAGTTGGGAAAGGCAGGGCACATCAGAATCAATGAGATCATCACCCAGAAGAACACCGAACGGCTCATTTCCGATTAAATTCCGGGCGCAGAGGATCGCGTGCCCAAGACCCTTGGGTTCCTTCTGGCGGACAGAGGCGATCTCCACAAACCTTGAGATATCACGGACCCTCTCCAGAAGCCCTCCCCGGCCGCTCCCGGCAAGAAACGACTCCAGATGGGGAGAAATGTCAAAATAGTCCTCGATGCTGCTCTTTCCCATCCCGGTCACGAGAACGATGTTCCGAACGCCGGAACGCACGGTCTCCTCGACAATCTCCTGGATGACAGGCCGGTCGAGGAGGGGGAGCATCTCCTTCGGCACCGATTTGGTGATGGGCAGAAACCGGGTGCCCATGCCCGCGACCGGAATGACAGCTTTGCGAATCCTCAACGGATCTTCTCCCATGCAGGTGTCAAGGCAGAGTCAGGATGGCTCAGTGTCCAGAGCCCAGGGTTCAGAGGGTAATATGTCATCGCGTCTGTTCGCCCACACGTCATTCGATTGCCCTTTCCCGAGGAACGTCGATGGACTTTCTGCAAGTCCATTAATCCAGAAATATAACAGATAACGCCATTTTTCCAAATATCTTAATCACACCTCGAATGGATGTATATAATTAATTACAGGAGGCACAGGAACACTTGACAAATCGACACCCTTTGAAAATAATGGCCCACCTGATGCCGAAGTGGTGGAAGTGGTAGACACGCCATCTTGA
This genomic stretch from bacterium BMS3Abin14 harbors:
- the kinB_1 gene encoding alginate biosynthesis sensor protein KinB — translated: MGHRILVVDDSPFIHELAKDILHREGYEVERAMNGHEAMVSIGQNPPDLVLLDIIMPEMSGYQVCRLIRSDDRLKDLPVIMMTAKDTQKDRFWGMEVGADAYVTKPIEEKNLLETVASLLKEARAPAKPVGRDELTNETLKGRADEILERKLLELTIINEVGKLLSLLDKPKILLQSCLQLVSKVIDFDLGVIFLAFPGADFKTVAIRTRNVPMKVSKKEIIRRGGESLSRERESDRSGIASLTTDLIEDSEIEGNASRRPSLSSLEIVLRSTTDVLGSIMLFSRRKDFFIEDDRILVEMIGVQLSILLDNLFLLQERDRQLLTLELDKNRVEAILRNMGEGVLVTDWSYRIIHANPLAHRLLDTDGGELVGQVLFDHVPKDIFSILEKQHIGEKDPTWNIKFSSVREGLPLMASVAVVDEEEEQTLGLIILLRDITAERELDRMKNKFLQNVSNHLRNPLATVKGFADLMHGEMYEPATSRQKEYMDSMESETAKLIEIVEDLLSLSRIELADYRFRAEKFAVSDALLTAMVSTQGIAEDRGITLRTDIPEALPDVFADRDSVVDIITRLTSNAIKFSPDERDIIIGARPAGDDDDGQMLEVFVRDFGPGVPLDRRDSIFDKYPDDQLFIESRRESVGLGLPICRQLAEMNGGRIYLESTGESGSTFIFTLPLLVGGRG
- the phoR_1 gene encoding alkaline phosphatase synthesis sensor protein PhoR; amino-acid sequence: MNMEGSADRGPGSVLIVDDEKFFRELLTKILREEGYDVSVAATGREAIEAFRNGRFNVVVLDLVLPDLMGTEVLGRMKEMEEDIAVIMVTAYASLESAIDALKAGAYDYIQKPIVRESLVRSVERAIERHQLSFRNKVLVKELQSHLVEVKTLSREKDEVFRILDEGLVVIDGDDRIIDLNPAARHIFEWATGRPAGETLSGSGFPLPDGFMASVNEAGGKPVRAMVSLARDSGAGCKDIELVGLAMDHDAADRRFLLGMRDMTEIKEMERRREEFLAIVTHDLRTPLTSLKGFVELLANENKGADRIVGEYLNIIDSEADRMISLINDLLDLNRLNSGRIRMALEPVSMPKLVAYGLKSMEGLSRQKDVTLRMSIRGDEESLVFMGDRRMMLQVLTNLHSNAIRFSPRGGSVDTVAYLENGYICMEILDEGPGIAPEERESIFEKYKQVGQPPHERTKGSGLGLTIVKKIVNMHGGSVRMDGRDDKQGSCFVVRLPAGVKGAY
- the lon gene encoding lon protease; translated protein: MKEKLRDKGKPGALAEQHLEPAIPNVLPLLPIRDMVVFPSMIVPLIVGREKSINALDEALKGDRLIFLSSQREGENEDPAPDEISLTGTVSVIVRMIKAPDEKVKILVQGLQRGRVEEFLATEPFFSVRLDLMKEKSLDAVPAKVEALARALKEGLVRMVQLGKPIPPDVLAVAEKISDPGRLADLAGSSIGLDLSEAQMALEMENPNERLVFVHKILSRELKILEMQQRIQDQTQEEMTKTQREYFLRQQLKTIQAELGEKDDKETETEDFREKIEKAKMPADVMKEVEKQLERLSKMHPDSAEAAIIRTYLEWMVELPWKRSTRDRLDLKKAQKVLDDDHYDLEKVKERILEYLGVLKLRKGLKGPILCFVGPPGVGKTSLGRSIARAMGRKFVRMSLGGMRDEAEIRGHRRTYVGALPGRIIQGIKQAGSRNPVFMLDEIDKLGSDFRGDPSSALLEVLDPEQNHAFRDHYLAVPYDLSPVMFIATANMTDPVPSALLDRMEVIRLAGYTAVDKKHIARRYLISRQMERNGIGENFFSVSDGALDQLILKYTREAGVRNLEREIGNLCRKVARKVAMGKTARTKITAGNISAYLGPPGHFGTQERGEPQVGVVMGLAWTPVGGDILYIEVAAVKGKGMLTLTGSLGNVMKESAQAALSFIRSHARELGVEPDKAANFDLHVHVPAGAIPKDGPSAGIAITTAIVSALSGVPPGPDLAMTGEVTLTGRVLPIGGLKEKLLAAKRAQVRRVVIPEGNSSDLAELPSYILRSIEIIPVGDVTQVLQAAFLKGVSVKGRASIAPKRPGKKEKS
- the hspA_1 gene encoding spore protein SP21; protein product: MKKFWDVTANATWLRIRKGGLGRQFFSNAADYSEKGVETSEPAIDVWEKKNEIVVEGEIPGAVREDFTLTLDRGMLIIEGYKREPHYSSCKKFFRMERQFGYFRRVIDLPASVQSTHIDASLKDGLLVIRIPKVGERRKGAVSIPVSE
- the gtaB gene encoding UTP--glucose-1-phosphate uridylyltransferase, which encodes MRIRKAVIPVAGMGTRFLPITKSVPKEMLPLLDRPVIQEIVEETVRSGVRNIVLVTGMGKSSIEDYFDISPHLESFLAGSGRGGLLERVRDISRFVEIASVRQKEPKGLGHAILCARNLIGNEPFGVLLGDDLIDSDVPCLSQLIHVFEKVGRTVIALQRVPQEDVGHYGIIEGEMVEPGLYRVSRLVEKPSPGEAPSNLAVIGRYILPPGIFGIIDSLEPGAGGEIQLTDALDKLAADEGVFGLVFDGLRHDTGNLLGFLSANIHYALKDPDLGPRLRSFIMERLKQGDDP